A genomic stretch from Longimicrobium terrae includes:
- a CDS encoding vitamin K epoxide reductase family protein, whose translation MSTAAEHLAGELEDRPPLARMAIAVLALVGLLVAVYLSMYKLGYLGIIQCQFGSCEKVQASRYAFFLGQPVAVWGVGAYIIIFALAMMGTQPRFARERWVALSIFAMSLVGVLFSAYLTYLEAAVIHAWCQWCVVSAILITLIFLLSIPGLRQAR comes from the coding sequence ATGAGCACCGCCGCGGAGCACCTGGCCGGCGAACTGGAAGACCGTCCACCCCTGGCGCGGATGGCCATCGCCGTCCTGGCGCTGGTGGGGCTGCTGGTGGCCGTGTACCTGTCCATGTACAAGCTCGGCTACCTGGGCATCATCCAGTGCCAGTTCGGGAGCTGCGAAAAGGTGCAGGCATCACGGTACGCCTTCTTCCTGGGGCAGCCGGTGGCGGTATGGGGCGTGGGCGCGTACATCATCATCTTCGCGCTGGCGATGATGGGCACGCAGCCGCGCTTTGCGCGCGAGCGGTGGGTGGCGCTTTCCATCTTCGCCATGTCGCTGGTGGGCGTGCTGTTCTCGGCGTACCTGACGTACCTGGAGGCCGCGGTGATCCACGCGTGGTGCCAGTGGTGCGTAGTTTCGGCGATCCTGATCACACTCATCTTTCTGCTGTCCATTCCGGGGCTGCGGCAGGCCCGGTAG
- a CDS encoding DsbA family protein encodes MIRIRTPQPRHLRSLASAAALLLASVLATSACAQPGSTSQANGAASAVNVDSVVARADRGRMKGQENAPITIIEVSDFQCPFCRDFATTTYARLDSAYLRTGRVKMLYINLPLTSHRQAFAAAEAAMCAGAQDKFYAMHDRLFATQREWSGQADATTRFEGFAQQLGLNMAEFRDCTQNDRTASLIVNDAMQAAGAGIQGTPMFILNGGNGQQTSLNGAVPFEQFVQAIDSLSAGRGTPAPQPGAAPPAS; translated from the coding sequence ATGATCCGTATCCGCACGCCGCAGCCGCGGCACCTTCGCTCGCTGGCGAGCGCCGCCGCGCTGCTCCTGGCGTCCGTGCTGGCCACCTCCGCCTGCGCGCAGCCGGGCTCCACCTCCCAGGCAAACGGCGCCGCCTCGGCCGTGAACGTCGACTCCGTCGTGGCGCGCGCCGACCGCGGCCGGATGAAGGGGCAGGAAAACGCCCCCATCACCATCATCGAGGTGTCGGACTTCCAGTGCCCGTTCTGCCGGGACTTCGCCACCACCACGTACGCGCGGCTGGACAGCGCCTACCTGCGCACCGGCCGGGTGAAGATGCTGTACATCAACCTGCCGCTCACCAGCCACAGGCAGGCCTTTGCCGCCGCCGAAGCCGCCATGTGCGCCGGCGCGCAGGACAAGTTCTACGCCATGCACGACCGCCTGTTCGCCACCCAGCGCGAATGGTCCGGCCAGGCCGACGCCACCACGCGCTTCGAGGGCTTTGCGCAGCAGCTGGGGCTGAACATGGCGGAGTTCCGCGACTGCACGCAGAACGACCGCACCGCGTCGCTCATCGTGAACGATGCCATGCAGGCGGCCGGCGCGGGGATCCAGGGCACGCCCATGTTCATTCTGAACGGCGGCAACGGGCAGCAGACCTCGCTGAACGGCGCCGTGCCGTTCGAGCAGTTCGTGCAGGCCATCGACTCGCTTTCCGCCGGACGCGGCACTCCGGCCCCGCAGCCCGGCGCGGCGCCCCCCGCCTCCTGA
- a CDS encoding serine hydrolase, translating into MTRIRPSALAAALLALLAAGCRQAETSPWSEDRLARMELRARVAQMLAPAVYVGADARAVADTALARRFAQAGVGGVRLLPGTLPVAERRLGAIQRASRLPLLVIADLDRGVGGALAGASELPPPLSLGTAEGERVDAAAAQASAEAGRLGINFALLTAPSFPYPTALPAPWGAGADSAFVRYARQLSAGGMLVGVRALSAGPEARDGGPPILDWDRAAVDGLQLGLMRGLVAAGVAGIKPASIAIPSLTRDTVPLPDNAVFTQGVLRRDLGFDGLILEDLAPVTPLVRRYGAQEAAVRAVAAGADLLVGVDDVPGTVDAIVRAVETGRISPSRVEAAVRHVFAAKERLRLGMADTASARPDSARAQNPRAAADSAFRGAVAAHRAALLVMGQVPATTLRGCRTTVLVTAPGIAARPLSVALAGRIRGLTHLQTPRLPRRGPLVPRAVDYAGRDADCVIAAAFPGARPAVLDRLGSAGAWPDSAARAALSPDSLARLARDTVPRRIVWIDFFPGAEAAAPAARSLLVVRGVGPAAQQAAAEAVLSPSTRAGVPSGGAWPAARTLRVAAPDSAEMKAARLASIDTILRNGIRDSVFSAAAVVVARRGMVVKMSGYGQTGGEPVDPRGTLFDLASLSKVVGTTPAAMVMVDDGAISLGAPVRRYIPEFRGGNKADVTVRHLLTHTSGLPAGDWLYNLSSSTTALNRVIRSELVRAPGSGMEYSDFGMILMAESIHRVSREPLDRLVARRVFGPLGMVNTQYLPPSYDQARTVPTAVKSERPYVVDGVVHDANAYRLGGVAGHAGLFSTAWDVSIYAQTLLNGGAYGTRRVFREQTVRSWTRRQPNADTRGLGWDTPGPRSSAGSYMTARAYGHTGFTGTSMWMDPELDLFVVLLTNRTYREGSQGALLRIRAAVADAAALSITDRPVPPRAGTAAAIEAARPKVKPRRPAPRRPARRPTRPARRRG; encoded by the coding sequence TTGACCCGCATCCGCCCGTCCGCGTTGGCCGCCGCCCTGCTCGCCCTGTTGGCCGCGGGGTGCAGGCAGGCCGAAACCTCGCCCTGGTCCGAAGACCGGCTGGCGCGGATGGAACTGCGCGCGCGCGTGGCGCAGATGCTGGCGCCCGCCGTGTACGTGGGCGCGGACGCACGCGCCGTGGCCGACACCGCGCTCGCCCGCCGCTTTGCGCAGGCGGGCGTGGGCGGCGTGCGGCTGCTTCCCGGCACGCTCCCCGTGGCGGAGCGGCGGCTGGGCGCCATTCAGCGCGCCTCGCGGCTGCCGCTGCTGGTGATCGCCGACCTGGACCGCGGCGTGGGCGGGGCGCTCGCCGGCGCGTCGGAACTGCCGCCCCCGCTCTCGCTCGGAACGGCGGAAGGGGAGCGGGTGGACGCGGCCGCGGCGCAGGCGTCGGCGGAGGCGGGGCGGCTGGGGATCAACTTCGCGCTGCTGACGGCGCCCTCGTTTCCGTATCCCACGGCGCTCCCGGCACCGTGGGGCGCGGGGGCGGACAGCGCCTTTGTTCGCTACGCGCGGCAGCTTTCCGCGGGCGGAATGCTGGTGGGCGTCCGCGCGCTGTCCGCGGGGCCAGAGGCGCGCGACGGAGGGCCGCCCATTCTGGACTGGGACCGCGCCGCGGTGGACGGGCTGCAGCTTGGACTGATGCGCGGGCTGGTGGCGGCCGGCGTGGCGGGGATCAAGCCCGCGTCCATCGCCATCCCCTCGCTGACGCGCGACACCGTTCCCCTTCCCGACAATGCCGTGTTCACGCAGGGCGTGCTGCGGCGGGACCTGGGGTTTGACGGACTGATCCTGGAGGACCTGGCGCCCGTGACGCCGCTGGTGCGCCGCTACGGCGCGCAGGAAGCCGCGGTGCGCGCCGTGGCCGCCGGGGCGGACCTGCTGGTGGGGGTGGATGACGTGCCGGGGACGGTGGACGCCATCGTCCGCGCGGTGGAGACCGGGCGCATTTCGCCGTCGCGGGTGGAGGCGGCGGTGCGCCACGTCTTTGCCGCCAAGGAACGGCTGCGGCTGGGGATGGCGGACACCGCGTCCGCGCGGCCGGACTCGGCGCGGGCGCAGAACCCGCGCGCGGCGGCGGACTCGGCGTTCCGCGGCGCGGTGGCGGCGCACCGGGCGGCGCTGCTGGTGATGGGGCAGGTGCCCGCCACCACGCTGCGCGGCTGCCGGACGACGGTGCTGGTGACGGCGCCGGGGATCGCCGCGCGCCCGCTTTCCGTCGCCCTGGCCGGGCGCATCCGCGGGCTGACGCACCTGCAGACGCCCCGGCTTCCGCGCCGCGGTCCGCTGGTGCCGCGCGCCGTGGACTATGCCGGGCGGGACGCGGACTGCGTGATCGCTGCCGCTTTTCCCGGCGCGCGGCCGGCGGTGCTGGACCGGCTGGGATCGGCCGGGGCGTGGCCGGATTCCGCCGCGCGGGCCGCGCTTTCGCCGGACTCGCTCGCCCGGCTGGCGCGCGACACGGTGCCGCGGCGCATCGTGTGGATCGACTTCTTTCCCGGCGCGGAGGCCGCGGCGCCGGCCGCGCGCTCGCTGCTGGTGGTGCGCGGGGTGGGCCCGGCGGCGCAGCAGGCCGCGGCGGAGGCGGTGCTGTCGCCCTCCACCCGCGCCGGCGTGCCCTCGGGCGGCGCGTGGCCGGCGGCCCGGACGCTGCGGGTGGCGGCGCCGGACTCCGCGGAAATGAAGGCGGCCCGTCTGGCCTCCATCGACACCATTCTGCGCAACGGCATTCGCGACAGTGTGTTCAGCGCGGCGGCCGTGGTGGTGGCGCGGCGGGGGATGGTCGTCAAGATGAGCGGATACGGGCAGACCGGCGGCGAGCCGGTAGACCCGCGCGGCACCCTGTTCGACCTCGCGTCGCTCTCCAAGGTGGTTGGAACGACGCCCGCGGCCATGGTTATGGTGGATGACGGGGCGATTTCGCTCGGCGCGCCGGTGCGGAGGTACATCCCCGAGTTTCGCGGCGGGAACAAGGCCGACGTCACCGTGCGCCACCTGCTGACGCATACCTCCGGGCTGCCCGCGGGCGACTGGCTGTACAACCTGTCGTCCTCCACCACCGCGCTTAACCGCGTGATCCGCTCGGAGCTGGTGCGCGCGCCGGGGAGCGGGATGGAATACAGCGACTTCGGGATGATTCTGATGGCGGAGTCCATCCACCGCGTGTCGCGCGAGCCGCTGGACCGGCTGGTGGCGCGGCGGGTGTTCGGGCCGCTGGGGATGGTGAACACGCAGTACCTGCCGCCCAGCTACGACCAGGCGCGCACCGTGCCCACCGCGGTGAAGTCGGAGCGGCCGTACGTGGTGGACGGCGTGGTGCACGACGCCAACGCGTACCGGCTGGGCGGGGTGGCCGGGCACGCGGGGCTGTTTTCCACGGCGTGGGACGTGTCCATCTACGCGCAGACGCTGCTGAACGGCGGCGCGTACGGCACCCGGCGCGTGTTCCGCGAGCAGACGGTGCGCTCGTGGACGCGCAGGCAGCCCAATGCCGACACGCGCGGGCTGGGGTGGGACACGCCCGGCCCGCGCAGCTCCGCCGGAAGCTACATGACGGCGCGGGCGTACGGGCACACGGGCTTTACGGGCACGTCCATGTGGATGGATCCGGAGCTGGACCTGTTCGTGGTCCTGCTCACCAACCGCACCTACCGCGAGGGGAGCCAGGGCGCGCTGCTGCGGATTCGCGCGGCGGTGGCGGACGCGGCGGCGCTTTCCATCACCGACCGCCCGGTTCCGCCGCGCGCGGGGACGGCGGCAGCCATCGAGGCCGCGCGTCCCAAGGTGAAGCCCAGGCGTCCGGCCCCGCGCCGCCCCGCCCGCCGCCCGACGCGGCCCGCCCGCCGGCGCGGATAG
- a CDS encoding gamma-glutamyl-gamma-aminobutyrate hydrolase family protein, producing the protein MTDRPLIAVTTTLWPGGSFGLPRTQLNAQYIDALESPGATALLLTPAHGEDSIRRLLGLCHGLLLTGGEDVDPVRYGAEPHPQLGEINPARDAAELAAVHEARRLGLPILAICRGIQVLNVALGGTLYQDIPSELGGDVLHEQTSDWRERSHAGRVEAGSTLEQVFGASELRINSFHHQAVRDVAPGLRATVWAEDGVVEGVEGTEGGWVCGVQWHPERGEAHGPDADERDPDRRLFWAFVQAAREFAAESAAAVSIGGD; encoded by the coding sequence ATGACCGACCGTCCGCTCATCGCCGTCACCACCACGCTCTGGCCGGGGGGATCGTTCGGCCTGCCGCGCACGCAGCTGAACGCGCAGTACATCGATGCGCTGGAGTCGCCCGGCGCCACCGCGCTGCTGCTGACCCCCGCGCACGGCGAGGATTCCATCCGGCGGCTGCTGGGGCTCTGCCATGGCCTGCTCCTCACTGGCGGCGAGGACGTGGACCCGGTTCGCTACGGCGCGGAGCCGCATCCGCAGCTGGGCGAAATCAATCCCGCCCGTGACGCCGCGGAACTGGCCGCCGTGCACGAGGCGCGGCGGCTGGGACTGCCCATTCTGGCCATCTGCCGCGGCATCCAGGTGCTGAACGTGGCGCTGGGCGGAACGCTGTACCAGGACATTCCCTCCGAACTGGGCGGTGACGTGCTGCACGAGCAGACCAGCGACTGGCGCGAGCGGTCGCACGCCGGGCGCGTGGAGGCAGGGAGCACGCTGGAGCAGGTATTCGGCGCGAGCGAGCTGCGCATCAACTCGTTCCACCACCAGGCGGTGCGCGACGTGGCACCCGGCCTGCGCGCCACCGTCTGGGCGGAGGACGGGGTCGTGGAGGGGGTGGAGGGAACGGAGGGTGGATGGGTGTGCGGGGTGCAGTGGCACCCGGAGCGCGGCGAGGCGCACGGGCCGGACGCGGACGAGCGCGACCCGGACCGGCGGCTGTTCTGGGCGTTCGTGCAGGCCGCCCGCGAGTTCGCCGCCGAATCCGCCGCCGCTGTCTCCATCGGCGGGGACTGA
- a CDS encoding diguanylate cyclase: MTDRATVFVADDNPSILQGLDRALKVTGYHVRTATSGRGVLKLLEEAADQVPDLLLLDVMMPEMTGLEVLRTLRLNPRWVDIPVVLITATNDGALPVSALRDGAVDFLTKPFRLDELLARVERHVVRNQELKRAREQARMRLQAIDLIRELNRVVTAEEMFHLVTSRTSEILGVGRCSVLVVHEGEQVVRVAASSEKELTEGLELDLSLYPEVREALQTRRPVVVRDVALSPLFDGVREEWERRGMLTPLRSVIVVPFPITETVTGLFVERATVDEPLLGDEAAELAERVVEAIVQACGRVQLFQKLVDQRKQLHDLAHTDELTGCDTRRSIVGYLTRQFDAARRTGAPLSLVLLDLDRFKEINDTCGHLAGDAALRALGSWLESDGLGANERAGRYGGDEFVVVLPGVGPAAAQLFAERARAHFASIPFVFGEVTIRASLSAGVVSWPDADAATADELISLADTALYQAKEGGRNRICVSATAAAA; this comes from the coding sequence ATGACCGATCGCGCCACCGTCTTTGTCGCCGACGACAATCCCTCCATTCTGCAGGGCCTGGACAGGGCGCTGAAGGTGACCGGGTACCACGTGCGCACCGCCACCAGCGGCCGCGGCGTTCTGAAGCTGCTGGAAGAAGCGGCGGACCAGGTGCCGGACCTGCTGCTGCTGGACGTGATGATGCCGGAAATGACGGGGCTGGAGGTGCTGCGCACGCTGCGGCTGAACCCGCGCTGGGTAGACATCCCCGTGGTGCTCATCACCGCCACCAACGACGGCGCACTCCCCGTCTCCGCCCTGCGCGACGGCGCGGTGGACTTCCTGACCAAGCCGTTCCGGCTGGATGAACTGCTGGCCCGCGTGGAGCGCCACGTGGTGCGCAACCAGGAACTCAAGCGGGCGCGCGAGCAGGCCCGCATGCGCCTGCAGGCCATCGACCTGATCCGCGAACTCAACCGCGTGGTCACGGCGGAGGAGATGTTTCACCTAGTCACCTCCCGCACCTCCGAAATCCTGGGCGTGGGGCGATGCTCCGTGCTGGTCGTCCACGAGGGCGAGCAGGTGGTGCGCGTCGCCGCGTCGTCGGAAAAGGAGCTGACGGAGGGGCTGGAACTGGACCTTTCCCTCTACCCCGAGGTGCGCGAAGCGCTGCAGACGCGCCGCCCCGTGGTGGTGCGCGATGTGGCGCTGTCTCCGCTGTTCGACGGCGTGCGCGAAGAGTGGGAACGGCGGGGGATGCTGACGCCGCTGCGTTCCGTGATCGTGGTTCCCTTCCCCATCACCGAAACCGTCACCGGCCTCTTCGTGGAGCGCGCCACGGTGGACGAGCCGCTGCTGGGCGACGAGGCGGCGGAGCTGGCCGAGCGGGTGGTGGAGGCCATCGTGCAGGCGTGCGGGCGGGTGCAGCTGTTTCAGAAGCTGGTGGACCAGCGCAAGCAGCTGCACGACCTGGCGCACACGGACGAACTCACGGGGTGCGACACCCGCCGTTCCATTGTGGGATACCTGACGCGCCAGTTTGACGCCGCGCGCCGCACGGGGGCGCCGCTCAGCTTGGTGCTTCTGGACCTGGACCGGTTCAAGGAGATCAACGACACCTGCGGCCACCTGGCGGGAGACGCGGCCCTGCGCGCGCTGGGGAGCTGGCTGGAATCGGACGGGCTGGGCGCCAACGAGCGCGCCGGCCGCTACGGTGGCGACGAGTTCGTGGTCGTTCTTCCGGGAGTGGGGCCGGCGGCGGCGCAGCTGTTTGCCGAGCGGGCCCGGGCGCACTTCGCCTCCATCCCCTTTGTCTTTGGCGAGGTGACGATCCGCGCCTCCCTCAGCGCCGGCGTGGTGTCGTGGCCCGACGCGGATGCCGCCACGGCGGATGAGCTGATTTCGCTGGCGGATACGGCGCTGTACCAGGCCAAGGAAGGCGGGCGCAACCGCATCTGCGTGTCCGCCACCGCCGCCGCGGCCTGA
- a CDS encoding DUF5916 domain-containing protein codes for MIRTPGWARAAACALCAGCFLFRPAAAQTPRKQQQAVRVSGAAPQVDGRLDDAAWAAAPVLSDFVQKEPVQGAEPSVRTEIRFVYDDNALYVGARMYAGAGGPIRAPLTRRDNGGQAERLLLSLDTYLDRRTAYTFGVTAAGVRLDYYNATDEEYNRDASFNPVWSAQTRVDSLGWTAEMRIPFSQLRFNDLPEQTWGFNLNRFVPAREEDIYWVPIPRGVEAWSSRFGELSGIRGVRPSRRAELVPYVAAEGTRRGEVDEDDPFARSRSGTVRAGADARIGLGSSLTLEATLNPDFGQVEADPAEVNLSAFETFFSERRPFFTEGSRYLSADGPSYFYSRRIGAAPRARVNAEYVDNPRNSTILGAAKLTGRTQRGLSLGALAAVTDAADARFVAADGDIQTVRVAPRTAWGVVRAAQEFGANASTAGVNLTAVQRGTEEGGLDAAWLPRTAVTGGADWLLRFRGGDYELGGFVGGSALRGDTAAIRRVQTAPAHFFQRPDRDYAVLDATRDGLAGYTAGLSLERRNARHWVWGVSTTAISPGFDVNETGRMQVADYTTADGELTYRETQPSGVHRGYEIEVEMENGWDYQGLRRHGVLALGGGITWANYWQTSATVVTQLRRQDASATRGGPRVGFDRGWAAEFNASGRQTSLVRWGTGMEVRGDAQGGRGWGVEVSAAANPGPNWQISIEPYYDHGRDPRQYVGTLGGGPAATGGVRYLFSAIDRSTLAAPVRLSYTVTPDLSVEVYAEPFAASGQYSGFGQVPRARAFGLDPLDETEIRSCGGGGDGCAPGSHVFIAGGENETIARDFNVRSLRSNAVLRWEWKPGSTLFLVWQQDRSSSLPYGDAVGPRALGDLFEVPGNNFLALKMTYWLPVQ; via the coding sequence GTGATCCGTACCCCTGGATGGGCGCGCGCCGCGGCGTGCGCCCTTTGTGCTGGCTGCTTCCTTTTCCGCCCCGCCGCCGCGCAGACTCCGCGCAAGCAGCAGCAGGCGGTGCGCGTGTCCGGCGCCGCCCCGCAGGTGGACGGCCGCCTGGACGACGCGGCGTGGGCCGCCGCGCCCGTGCTGTCGGACTTCGTGCAGAAGGAGCCGGTGCAGGGCGCCGAACCCAGCGTGCGCACCGAAATCCGCTTCGTGTACGATGACAACGCGCTGTACGTGGGCGCGCGCATGTACGCCGGCGCGGGCGGGCCCATCCGCGCGCCGCTCACCCGGCGCGACAACGGCGGGCAGGCGGAGCGCCTTCTGCTCTCCCTCGACACGTACCTGGACCGGCGGACGGCCTACACCTTTGGCGTCACCGCCGCGGGGGTGCGGCTGGACTACTACAACGCCACGGACGAGGAGTACAACCGCGACGCCTCCTTCAATCCCGTGTGGTCCGCGCAGACCCGCGTGGATTCACTGGGATGGACGGCGGAAATGCGCATCCCCTTCAGCCAGCTGCGCTTCAACGACCTGCCCGAGCAGACGTGGGGCTTCAACCTGAACCGCTTTGTTCCGGCGCGGGAGGAAGACATCTACTGGGTGCCCATTCCGCGCGGCGTGGAGGCGTGGAGCTCGCGCTTCGGCGAGCTGTCGGGCATCCGGGGCGTGCGGCCGTCGCGGCGGGCGGAGCTGGTGCCGTACGTGGCGGCGGAGGGCACGCGCCGCGGCGAGGTGGATGAGGACGATCCGTTCGCCCGCTCGCGGTCGGGAACGGTGCGGGCCGGCGCGGACGCCCGCATCGGCCTGGGGAGCAGCCTTACGCTGGAAGCCACGCTGAACCCGGACTTCGGGCAGGTGGAGGCGGACCCGGCGGAGGTGAACCTGAGCGCGTTCGAAACGTTCTTTTCCGAGCGGCGGCCGTTCTTTACGGAGGGGAGCCGCTACCTGTCCGCGGACGGCCCTTCGTACTTCTACTCCCGCCGCATCGGCGCGGCGCCGCGGGCGCGGGTGAACGCGGAGTACGTGGACAATCCGCGCAATTCCACCATCCTGGGCGCCGCCAAGCTGACCGGGCGCACGCAGCGCGGTCTTTCGCTGGGCGCTCTGGCGGCGGTGACGGACGCGGCGGATGCACGCTTCGTGGCGGCGGACGGCGACATTCAGACCGTGCGCGTGGCGCCGCGGACGGCGTGGGGCGTGGTGCGCGCGGCGCAGGAGTTCGGCGCCAACGCGTCCACGGCCGGGGTGAACCTGACCGCCGTGCAGCGGGGCACGGAGGAGGGCGGGCTGGACGCCGCGTGGCTGCCCAGGACGGCGGTTACCGGCGGCGCCGACTGGCTGCTGCGCTTTCGCGGCGGCGACTACGAGCTGGGCGGGTTTGTGGGCGGCAGCGCGCTGCGCGGCGACACCGCCGCCATCCGACGCGTGCAGACCGCGCCCGCGCACTTCTTTCAGCGGCCGGACCGCGACTACGCGGTGCTGGACGCCACCCGCGACGGGCTGGCCGGCTACACCGCGGGGCTCAGCCTGGAGCGGCGCAACGCGCGGCACTGGGTGTGGGGCGTATCGACCACAGCCATCTCCCCCGGCTTTGACGTCAATGAAACCGGCCGCATGCAGGTGGCGGACTACACCACGGCGGACGGGGAGCTGACGTACCGCGAAACGCAGCCCTCCGGCGTGCACCGCGGGTACGAGATCGAGGTGGAGATGGAAAACGGGTGGGACTACCAGGGGCTGCGGCGCCATGGGGTGCTGGCGCTGGGCGGCGGCATCACCTGGGCAAACTACTGGCAGACCTCCGCCACCGTGGTGACGCAGCTGCGCCGGCAGGACGCCTCCGCCACGCGCGGCGGGCCCCGCGTGGGGTTTGACCGGGGATGGGCGGCGGAGTTCAACGCAAGCGGGCGGCAGACGTCGCTGGTGCGCTGGGGGACGGGGATGGAGGTGCGCGGCGACGCGCAGGGCGGGCGCGGGTGGGGTGTGGAGGTGTCGGCCGCCGCCAATCCCGGGCCCAACTGGCAGATCTCCATTGAGCCGTACTACGACCACGGCCGCGATCCGCGGCAGTACGTGGGAACGCTGGGCGGCGGCCCGGCGGCGACGGGCGGCGTGCGGTACCTGTTTTCCGCCATCGACCGAAGCACGCTGGCGGCCCCGGTGCGGCTTTCCTACACGGTGACGCCGGACCTGTCGGTGGAGGTGTATGCAGAGCCCTTTGCCGCCAGCGGGCAGTATTCCGGATTCGGGCAGGTGCCGCGGGCGCGCGCGTTCGGGCTGGACCCGCTGGACGAAACGGAGATCCGCAGCTGCGGCGGGGGCGGGGATGGGTGCGCGCCGGGGAGCCACGTGTTCATCGCGGGCGGCGAGAACGAGACGATCGCGCGCGACTTCAACGTGCGGTCGCTGCGCAGCAACGCGGTGCTGCGGTGGGAGTGGAAGCCGGGAAGCACGCTGTTCCTGGTGTGGCAGCAGGACCGGTCCTCCAGCCTGCCGTACGGCGACGCGGTGGGCCCGCGCGCGCTGGGCGACCTGTTCGAGGTGCCGGGAAACAACTTTCTTGCCCTGAAGATGACGTACTGGTTGCCGGTGCAGTGA
- a CDS encoding zf-TFIIB domain-containing protein: MNDALIRMECPACLGIPLEKVAVEPGLDIDHCNRCGGNWILQAHTPQLAAVPRAFARAALSHRTEEFRFLCHGCHAPMERNSARCGTCEWGNHLDCPSCGRAMAHRKHQHITLDACAHCRGIWLDHAELWALWTAAAAAVAHTSGGLASDIGSGLDAADAIFNVLYYGPELVRVSGHALSAGVEAAANIAEGTGGVLSLLHGAGEVAGAVFGAIGDVFSIFDGL; encoded by the coding sequence ATGAATGACGCGCTGATCCGGATGGAATGCCCCGCCTGCCTGGGCATTCCGCTGGAAAAGGTGGCCGTGGAGCCGGGGCTGGACATCGACCACTGCAACCGCTGTGGCGGAAACTGGATCCTGCAGGCGCACACGCCGCAACTCGCCGCCGTCCCCAGGGCGTTTGCGCGCGCGGCGCTCTCGCACCGCACGGAGGAGTTCCGCTTTCTGTGCCACGGCTGCCACGCGCCCATGGAGCGGAACTCGGCCCGCTGCGGCACGTGCGAATGGGGCAATCACCTGGACTGCCCCTCGTGCGGCCGGGCAATGGCGCACCGCAAGCACCAGCACATCACGCTGGATGCGTGCGCCCACTGCCGCGGCATCTGGCTGGACCACGCGGAGCTGTGGGCGCTGTGGACCGCCGCCGCCGCGGCCGTGGCGCACACCAGCGGCGGGCTGGCCAGCGACATCGGCTCCGGGCTGGACGCGGCCGACGCCATCTTCAACGTCCTGTACTACGGCCCCGAACTGGTCCGCGTCTCCGGCCACGCGCTTTCCGCCGGGGTGGAGGCCGCCGCCAACATCGCCGAGGGCACCGGCGGCGTTCTTTCGCTGCTGCACGGCGCAGGCGAGGTGGCGGGCGCCGTCTTTGGCGCAATCGGCGACGTGTTCAGCATCTTTGACGGGCTGTGA
- a CDS encoding thioredoxin domain-containing protein, protein MPRNAPSARRSSSMLPFYIILGLVALGGAFFLFRQASGGGGAPATTLEKVALTPEQMQSVAGISKGSPNAPVVMLEFADFQCPGCGQFATFSEPLMQDWIKDGTVRYVWYDFPLPQLHKNAVLAARAGRCANEQNRFWEFHDHIFARQAEWSESNDAADLFAGYAEAVNIDRGAFAGCLGSDKYLKEVSESSAFGETLGVGGTPTLFVNGKKVTNIPSTRAEWQQLIEQERGGAAAPAAAPAAGAAPAAAPAAGAVPAATDSAAG, encoded by the coding sequence GTGCCCCGCAACGCGCCCAGCGCCCGGCGCTCGTCGTCAATGCTGCCCTTCTACATCATCCTGGGGCTCGTCGCGCTCGGCGGCGCCTTCTTCCTCTTTCGCCAGGCAAGCGGCGGAGGCGGCGCGCCGGCCACCACGCTGGAAAAGGTGGCGCTGACCCCGGAGCAGATGCAGTCCGTGGCGGGCATCAGCAAGGGGAGCCCCAACGCGCCCGTGGTGATGCTGGAGTTCGCCGACTTCCAGTGCCCCGGCTGCGGCCAGTTCGCCACGTTCAGCGAGCCGCTGATGCAGGACTGGATCAAGGACGGCACGGTTCGCTACGTGTGGTACGACTTCCCCCTGCCGCAGCTGCACAAGAACGCCGTGCTGGCCGCGCGCGCGGGCCGCTGCGCCAACGAGCAGAACCGCTTCTGGGAGTTCCACGACCACATCTTTGCCCGCCAGGCGGAGTGGTCGGAGTCCAACGACGCGGCGGACCTGTTCGCCGGCTACGCCGAAGCGGTGAACATCGACCGCGGCGCGTTCGCCGGCTGCCTGGGCTCCGACAAGTACCTCAAGGAAGTGTCGGAGTCGTCGGCCTTTGGCGAAACCCTGGGGGTGGGCGGCACGCCCACGCTGTTCGTGAACGGCAAGAAGGTCACGAACATCCCCAGCACGCGCGCCGAGTGGCAGCAGCTGATTGAGCAGGAGCGCGGCGGCGCGGCGGCTCCCGCGGCCGCCCCGGCGGCGGGTGCGGCTCCGGCCGCGGCTCCCGCGGCGGGCGCGGTTCCGGCCGCCACCGACAGCGCGGCGGGATGA